One Salvia miltiorrhiza cultivar Shanhuang (shh) chromosome 6, IMPLAD_Smil_shh, whole genome shotgun sequence genomic window, ATTTAACTTTGTCTGGCAGTAACAATTAAGGGTGAGTTTATTTTggtggtaattttttttattattgaaaatgaTGGAGTACTTTTTTTTATGGTATGTTTACTAGATATGAAAAGATAAGAAAATTTTGGGAAATATTTTCACCCTTACcttaagataatattatcctatatTTAAGAGAAAATGAATTGCCCGAGAAAATTTTTCATTCTGCCCgaagaaaattttccatcatagtatatatataaacatatgaaaatagtgaaaaattagtgaaaatatattttttatctcattttccatcaaagtaaacgcatccTAACAAATGATGGTCGTGACACTGACTTTAGCCTCGGTTTAGAATTGAGTTAATTAATGATAGTAAATGTAcaaattatacttaattttaattttttattaattaatatataaagtttttttttaaaaaaaagtttgatCCGAATTAAAATTTCGGACAATTGAATCCTACGTAGTCTTCTGAATTTTGTTGCATGAcattttttaaataagataGGTACGACAATCAACatagaataaaatatttatgaattcaGTTAAGGATATAGTTGTTCTCTTGGATATAGTTAATTTATAGTATTTCATTCGTTCCGTAAAAGAGTATTACTTGgagatgacacgagttttaaaaaatatttattaaataatatgtTAAATGAAGAATTAAAGAGTTCCActacttattaaaaaaaaatatgagaaagTGTGGTTGATAACGTATGAGGACATATCTCAAAAATGAGTGATACATTCTTATGAAATTGACAAAAATGAAATTgattgttgtaaatatatatatacacatcttTTTTAGTATAGGTGATGACCAAATCTAAACATAGACTTGTATCTTACTATAAATAGAGACACTTAATCTTCACAATAATATGTTTATGCAGATTTATCTTCTTACAttattctctctttttcttaCTTTACAACaaaaatgacatttttttatgggacgaatggagtatacaTGATCCATGCATCCACATTAAATTTGATGCCGTGATTCACCTGTACCGAATTTAGAATAAATTTTACTCTGCAACAAGTGATTCACCTGTAAAGAATTTAGAATAAATACCTACTTATCTGCAATAAAATATTCTATAAATTAGTACTACGTTGGAGTTGTTTTTCTGCAGAATTGCATTTAATTTAGTGAAAtagtctcttttttttttttttgcctattTTTAGGGTATAGTGCTTGTCTTATTATAAAAGtcttaaataattttttttcttatttataccGAAGAAAGAAAATGACTATCAATTGTTTTACCAATCATGCATGACGAAGTAAAAGTATCTATGTTTTAGACAAATGAGGAAGTAGTGTAAAAGTATCAAAGAAGATCCaaaaggaaaaatatttattttaatttccttATTACGCTAAATTATGAATGTTTGTTACTAAGATACATCTTTATTTTACTTCATATAGTTGGCATATATTATTTCATATAACACTATCATTGGACCCCTTAATAAAATTCCTGAATTGCCACTGACTGTCGGCAAGAGCTTTCAATACTCTTGTGCCAATTTTGTATCTTTGTAAAAATCTAGAAATTATTGTCTTTAGTTAATAAAATTCCAGAATTGCCACAGGCATTTCATGATAGTACCCTGCACAAATGTAGcttatgtatttactttattacccttcacttatttttttaattaaaataaagatattCTATTAACTTTTgataatactccttccgtccacaaaacatattttttatttttcattttcattctaatttatttttaaaataatcccactaactatcactcttacCATTCTCATGTATTTACAAATTGTCACTAATGGACCCATCATTTTTGAAAATGACattattaattatcattactTTTTCTAATTTGAGGGATCTCTTTTTCAATCACGAAATACACAACTTATTCTTATTAAAACTTATGTCTACTcctcttaggaagatgtttcgtggatgaaaaaagtatatatttttaatcataTATCGTCAAAGTTAACATAATAGCTTTCTttttatgaaatattatttGCAAACTATGGAGAGTTAGAAAAAATGTGTAACAATGTATTTTGAACTATTGCACACTTTTATAGTTTTATCATTATTATACACTTTtgtgaaaaaatggtgaaataCTTCTTCACAAAAGTGTTTAGTAATCGCGAGGCATGTGGCGGCGAGgcgaagagaaagagaaagtcGAACAGCAAGGCAGAGGCAACATTTCAAGGAGGTGAAGACAGAGTCGCACTGGAAGAAGGTCGGTTGCGAGAGTCGCACTGTGATATGGCGCAAGTGTAGGAGACGGCAACGGAAATAGAGAGAGCCGAACAAAGAGAAGAAGAATATCTGGAAGCATCGGCAACGTAGTGGCGCTAGCAATGGTATTGAGCGGCGGTGGCGTAGAGCgggaaaattagggtttgagggGGAGCCGCAGGTTCGGAGAgggtttttttttcaattttttttatcttcataaaaatgctactcccttcgtcccacttatAATGATACAATAGAAATGAGCACGAACATTAAGAATGTCGACCTattaaatcatttatattttgtgGGCAAAAcacattttatattaatatagatttatatataattCGAGGAAAGAGTGAAATTCAAGGATTCCCATGCACGTGAAGTGAATGAGAGTAAACAAATTACCCCTATCATGTCAACGCAACAGTGAACACCGCATACTCGTATAATTATATAAcagcaaaaaatgaaaattatgatAGAAATGAATAAGTGAAACACAGCATAACCAAATctgtagaagaagaagaagaagatggagagGAATAGAAACAGAGGAAGAGAAGAAAACGAGAAGGAATCCGAAGGCGATGAACAACGGTACAGCGTCGACCTTCTCCGAAACTACTCCACACAGGTTTCCTTCAGCTTCCGCCACTCCCAATCGCAATCGCACGAATTCATCATCCGCCCCGATAACAGGTAACTAAACACAGAGAGAAAATTCAATCCAGTTACATCTGTCGCAGAAATGGATGAATTTAGCTGGATTTATCGCAGGTGGTACGTCGCTTGGTCGAATTTCATCCTGATATGGGCAATCTACTCCTCCTTCTTCACGCCGCTCGAATTCGGCTTCTTCAGAGGCTTACCGGAGAATCTCTTCCTCCTAGACGTCGCCGGCCAGTTCACCTTCTCCGTCGACATCTTCGTCTCCTTCTTCGTCGCCTACACCGACGCACACTCTTACTGCCTCGTCTACGACCGCCGCCTCATCGCCGCGCGCTACCTCAAATCTCGATTTCTCATCGATCTTCTCGGATGCTTGCCCTGGGATCTCATCTACCgggtaattaattaaaaaactcaatttctaaTCGCAGCATTTCGATTCGGTTATCAATTCTCGTAAATCGTAATTAATGATCTGCGATCAGAGGTGCGGCGAAAAGGAGTTGGTGAGGTATATGCTGTGGATCCGGCTGAGCAGAGCGGTTAGGGTTACAGACTTCTTCGAGAAGATGGAGAAGGACACACGTGTGAACTATCTCTTCACACGAATCGTAAAGCTTTTCGTGGTGGAACTCTACTGCACGCACACAGCCGCTTGCATATTCTACTATCTAGCAACGACTCTTCCTGCTTCGGAAGAAGCTCATACATGGATCGGAAGCTTGCAGTTAGGCGACTACAGCTATACAAACTTCCGACACATTGATCTCTGGACGCGTTACATAACCGCGCTGTATTTCGCTGTCGTCACCATGGCAACCGTTGGTGAGTATCATACACACCAtcccatcatttttttttctttagtgTTATTACGTGTAGATACAAACTTTCAGTGTTTTCTGTTTTttcccataatttttttaaatctaaatacatgaattttgtgTTACTCTGATTTTTTCTACTACGAGCAATTCCGATCGAACTTAATACTCTTCTAATTTttcccaaaaaaattatttccatcATATTTCTCACTTAGGTGTGTTGTAATTTGTTTTGGTTAAAATTTGGGAAAATTGcatataaatacacaaactttgctcaaaatccatatttgacgtgaagttaggattttacaattaaatacaccaacttcgtaagttgttcaattttgacgctGATTTCATTTCCGATTATCGGAAAAAATGACGTGAAGTTAGGACTTCATTTCAATTCGTTTTGTTATTTGTCCGGCGAACTAAAAGGCATGTGCCGGCTAGCCACGTAGGAGCTacgtcattttaaaatttgggaaaaatgaaattgacgtcaaaattgaacaacttacaaagttggtgtatttaattgtaaaatctTAATTTcatgttaaatatgaattttgagcaaagtttatgtatttacatGCTATGAGAAATATGCTATCATGAAATATTTTCAAAGAGTTTGTGCTTATTAGTTAGAGTTAAAATcttaattcaaattttttattgtGTCGAGAAATTTGAAAGCGTTAATATAATATTTggatccaattttttttttctttgagtgAGTAATATGAGGAAAATGAATTTCATGGGAAAATTTATAAAAGCATGAAATTCACGGGAAAAACtagaaaatgttgaaagttcatatatttacacgcaaataacttaagaaaataattaagatCGTCTGTCGCTCATTTCACGTTGGCAGCTACCGGCGGACAAGTCAGCATCAATTTGGGAAAAATAAGTTTCAcatgggaaaaatcagacgAACATAAAGTTTGTGTACTtagattcaaaaaataaaatccgtggaaaaaataagaaaatgctgaaaattggtgtattaatttcctttttcttaTATTCAGAATTTTCTGGGTTTGATTTGTGATAGGTTATGGTGAGATCCACGCTGTGAACACGAGGGAGATGATATTCGTGATGCTGTACGTGTCGCTGGACATGATCCTAGGCGCTTACTTGCTGGGCAACATGACGGCGTTGATCGTCAAAGGGTCTAAAACAGAGAGGTTCAGAGATAAGATGGCGGAGCTTATCAAATATAGCAGCAGAAACAAGTTAGGTAAGAGCATAGGGAAAGAGATGAAGGGCCATGTCCGGTTGCAGTACGAGAGCAGTTACGCCGACGCCTCTGCTCTTCGGGATCTCCCACTCGCTCTGCGAGCTAAGGTCAGGGACAACTCCTTCACACTCTATCTGATCCATATATGAAATTTTCTGTCTACTAAGCTTAGGTTTGCAGATTTCGAACAAGTTGTACGAACCTAATATCAGACAAGTTCCTCTGTTTAAGGATTGCTCGGATGGATTCATCAAGAAAATAGTAAGACACAAAATTTTGATTAATTGCTTGCTCTTGTTGTATGCATTCAATGGTTTGGTTGATGTGTAGGCGATCAAAGTGCACGAAGAGTTCTTTCTTCCGGGAGAAGTGATAGTCGAAGAGGGAACCGTCGGCGATCAGCTTTATATCCTTTGTGATGGCAAACTGGTAACGCTAACGGTCGATAAGTTTATTatggaaaaataagaataataacaatTTCTCCTtttaaatgtctcctttctttttccttactttttataaaagagaatttcacttTTTCTCATTCCCTCATTTcaaggagagataatattacAAAAAATTATAGGGGATAATAATATCACTTTTCGAagtgaaaaagaagaaatggaGTGGATGAaattctcatgataaatttatcaacgcCAAAGAGAAGCGCCCTACGCACCCTAAGGGTGCTTCTCTTTGAaggaaaatggtgaaaattaaaacatatattttcataCTTTTCCTATTATATTCACATGTTCTGGAAGGATAATTTTCTTCGGGCATGATGGAAAAAATTATGGGCAGCATTTTTTACCcttttcactccaattcatgataatattatcatggggATTGATGTGATAAGATTTTCCTTACGATATATAAACTATGTTTTCTACCTTAAAGAATATGGGATAAGAAATGTTGATAAAATTTTTCCCTATTTTCTTATCTCTcattttttcaatgaaaattttgcgatcaaagtaaatgcactctaaaagaaaattttcaccattttttagAGTGGGAGTTTTGAGGTGCTAGGGTTTGCGCAGGAACAAGTAAGAAATCGGGAAGACGGGGAGGCGGAAGGATCTGTTCCGGTGCAGTACAGTTCAATAGGCGACATCTCCGTTGTGTGCAGCATCCCAGAGGCGCGGACAGTCCGCGCCTCCGAGCTGTCGAGGCTGCTGCGAGTGGACAAGCAAGCTCTCATACAAGTCATCCAGATACACTTCGCAGATGGGCGCATTATCATCGACAATCTGCTTCGCGTGAGTTGATCATCTCCAAGAAATCCTCTTTTAATCTCAAGATATCTGCAATTAATTAATGTGCAGGGAAGAGAGCATCATCTTCGGAAGAAGATACTGGAATCCGACATGGTTGCGCAGATCGAGAAATGTGAATCGGAGGTGGCGATGAGGTTGAACTGTGCGGCTAACGACGGCGATCTGCACCGGCTGCGACGTTTGGTGGAAGCGGGAGCAGATCCCAACAAAGTAGACTACCATGGACAATCGCCTTTGGTaatgtttaaatatatatatatatatacatacactgCAGATTTCGATCAACTTTTTTGGGAAAGAGTCTTATCATGCATGGTTTGTTGCCTCTTGCAGCATCGCGCTGCGGCGATGGGGTATGAAGACATCGTTCAGTTCCTCATTCAGATTCACGCCGACATAAATCTCCGCGGTAAGAAATGGATAactagatttttttattttttttttgtgaaaaatacataaaattttagttttttggaATTTGGCTTAATTCTAAAAGTTCGTTGGTTAATAACTTTATTATCTTAAGTGTGACAAGCAATTCAAAGGTATAGTTGGAAACTTTTTGATAATAGCTCTCTAATGATACCAATATTATTGGGTTTTGGTCACCGAAAATagttgaaaaaaagaaaaaatacagAGTTTCATAACATTAATTTTCATGCCATTTTTCAGCCACTTACAGTGACCAAAACACAACAATATAAGTAACAATAGAAAGATAATGTCAAAAGCTTTTCAACAGTACCTTCAGATTCATGACCATCAAACTTCAAACAATCAAATTATTAGCTAGCATTAGCAAAGTTCGGGCTCAGgttaatttgtaaaaaaatattagctAGCATTAGCAAACAATCAGgttaatttctaaaaaaaatatttttccttcattattttcatCTCAAGGATGGACAATATTATTCACTCaaaaatagagggataatattattcatccttgaagtgaaaataatgaaggaaaaatgcttgtgtcaaatgttggaaaagaaaatagacatttaaagacatacatttttattatccatcctttttcatggataaatttatccatcaaagtaaacgaaGCCTAAGTGATCAATTTACAAGGTTAAAAACGATGACTCAAAGTTAACGGCCCATTTCTTGGCTGGCGTAGATAACTTTGGGAAGACGCCGTTGTTTGAGGCGATCAAGAAGGGCCACGGTGGCGCGGCGTCTCTGCTGGAAGAAGCCGGCGCGGCGGCACACGTGGAGGGCCCCGGGATATGTCTGTGCGAGGCTGTTGCGAGAAATGAGTTGGATTTTGTTGCAAGGCTTTTGGCAAATGGAATGAATCCCAACTCCAAGAATTATAATCTTCAGACACCTCTGCACGTGGCTGCTGCAGAGGGCTTGTTTGAAGTGTCTGTTTTGCTCTTGCAAAATGGGGGCAGCGTCATCGCAAGGGACAGATGGGGAAGGACTCCATTAGAGGAGGCTCGAGTAGGAGGAGATCATAAACTAGTTCAGTTGTTGGAAGATGCAAAGCGTCGTCATCAGATGTCGGATTTTTCGGGTTAAGGGGTTTGAGACAATGGAGGATTATTGGAGAATGGAGG contains:
- the LOC130987929 gene encoding potassium channel SKOR-like isoform X1, whose protein sequence is MERNRNRGREENEKESEGDEQRYSVDLLRNYSTQVSFSFRHSQSQSHEFIIRPDNRWYVAWSNFILIWAIYSSFFTPLEFGFFRGLPENLFLLDVAGQFTFSVDIFVSFFVAYTDAHSYCLVYDRRLIAARYLKSRFLIDLLGCLPWDLIYRRCGEKELVRYMLWIRLSRAVRVTDFFEKMEKDTRVNYLFTRIVKLFVVELYCTHTAACIFYYLATTLPASEEAHTWIGSLQLGDYSYTNFRHIDLWTRYITALYFAVVTMATVGYGEIHAVNTREMIFVMLYVSLDMILGAYLLGNMTALIVKGSKTERFRDKMAELIKYSSRNKLGKSIGKEMKGHVRLQYESSYADASALRDLPLALRAKISNKLYEPNIRQVPLFKDCSDGFIKKIAIKVHEEFFLPGEVIVEEGTVGDQLYILCDGKLEQVRNREDGEAEGSVPVQYSSIGDISVVCSIPEARTVRASELSRLLRVDKQALIQVIQIHFADGRIIIDNLLRGREHHLRKKILESDMVAQIEKCESEVAMRLNCAANDGDLHRLRRLVEAGADPNKVDYHGQSPLVMFKYIYIYTYTADFDQLFWERVLSCMVCCLLQHRAAAMGYEDIVQFLIQIHADINLRDNFGKTPLFEAIKKGHGGAASLLEEAGAAAHVEGPGICLCEAVARNELDFVARLLANGMNPNSKNYNLQTPLHVAAAEGLFEVSVLLLQNGGSVIARDRWGRTPLEEARVGGDHKLVQLLEDAKRRHQMSDFSG
- the LOC130987929 gene encoding potassium channel SKOR-like isoform X2; this encodes MERNRNRGREENEKESEGDEQRYSVDLLRNYSTQVSFSFRHSQSQSHEFIIRPDNRWYVAWSNFILIWAIYSSFFTPLEFGFFRGLPENLFLLDVAGQFTFSVDIFVSFFVAYTDAHSYCLVYDRRLIAARYLKSRFLIDLLGCLPWDLIYRRCGEKELVRYMLWIRLSRAVRVTDFFEKMEKDTRVNYLFTRIVKLFVVELYCTHTAACIFYYLATTLPASEEAHTWIGSLQLGDYSYTNFRHIDLWTRYITALYFAVVTMATVGYGEIHAVNTREMIFVMLYVSLDMILGAYLLGNMTALIVKGSKTERFRDKMAELIKYSSRNKLGKSIGKEMKGHVRLQYESSYADASALRDLPLALRAKISNKLYEPNIRQVPLFKDCSDGFIKKIAIKVHEEFFLPGEVIVEEGTVGDQLYILCDGKLEQVRNREDGEAEGSVPVQYSSIGDISVVCSIPEARTVRASELSRLLRVDKQALIQVIQIHFADGRIIIDNLLRGREHHLRKKILESDMVAQIEKCESEVAMRLNCAANDGDLHRLRRLVEAGADPNKVDYHGQSPLHRAAAMGYEDIVQFLIQIHADINLRDNFGKTPLFEAIKKGHGGAASLLEEAGAAAHVEGPGICLCEAVARNELDFVARLLANGMNPNSKNYNLQTPLHVAAAEGLFEVSVLLLQNGGSVIARDRWGRTPLEEARVGGDHKLVQLLEDAKRRHQMSDFSG